The DNA window CGAGCTGTCCATCGTCGTGATCGACGAGGACGCCATGGCCGAGCTGCACGAGAAGTGGATGGGCGAGCCAGGCCCGACCGACGTGCTCGCCTTCCCGATGGACGAGCTGCGGCCCGGCGGAGGCGCGCGCGGCGACTCCGAGAGCCCGGCCGACCCGGCGCTCCTCGGCGACGTCGTGCTCTGCCCGCAGGTGGCCGCCCGGCAGGCCGAGGAGGCCGGCCACGCCACCGCCGACGAGCTGGAGCTGCTGTGCACGCACGGCATCCTCCACCTCCTCGGCTACGACCACGCGGAGCCGGAGGAGCACAAGGAGATGTTCGGGCTCCAGTCCCAGCTCCTGGAGTCATGGCAGGAGGTGCGCAACCCGCGGTGAACGTGCCCTGGTTGCTCCTGGCCATCGCCCTCGTGATCATCGGTGGCCTGATCGCCAGTGAGGAGACGGCGCTGACGCGCATCTCCCGCGTCCGGGCCGAGGAGTTCGTCCGCGAGGGCCGGCGGGGGGCGCGGCGGCTGCAGGCCATCGTGACCGACCCGCCGCGCTATCTCAACCTGCTCCTGCTGCTGCGGCTGAGCTGCGAGCTGGTGGCCACCGTCATCGCCACGCTGCTGTTCATCGACGTCATGGAGGACCAGGGCTGGGCGTACGTCTGGGCCGCGGTCGTGATGATCGTGATCAGCTACGTGGTGGTCGGGGTCATGCCCCGCACGCTGGGCCGCCAGCACGCCGAGCCGGTCGCGCTGGCCGGAGCGCCGGTCGTCTACGGGCTCACCCGCATCTTCGGCCCGCTGCCCAAGCTGCTCATCCTGCTCGGCAACGCGCTCACGCCCGGCAAGGGGTTCCGCGACGGCCCGTTCACCTCGGAGGCCGAGCTGCGCGACCTGGTCGACCTGGCCGAGGAGCGCCGGGTGATCGAGCCCGACGAGCGCGAGATGATCCACTCGGTGTTCGAGCTGGGCGACACGCTGGTGCGCGAGGTCATGGTGCCCCGCACCGACATGGTCTACATCGAGCGCGGCAAGACGATCAGCCAGGCGCTGTCGCTGGCGCTGCGCAGCGGGTTCTCCCGCATCCCGGTCGTGGGCGAGAACGAGGACGACGTCGTCGGCATCGCCTACCTCAAGGACATCGCCCGCAAGATCCACGAGTCGGGCGAGGGCGGCGGCAAGGAGCCGGTCGAGACCATCATGCGGCCGGCCGCGTACGTGCCGGAGAGCAAGCCCATCGACCAGCTCATGCGCGAGATGCAGGCCCGGCAGATCCACATCGCCATCGTCATCGACGAGTACGGCGGCACCGCCGGCCTGGTCACCATCGAGGACGTCCTGGAGGAGATCGTCGGCGAGATCACCGACGAGTACGACCAGGAGGCCCCCCGCGTGGAGCGGGTCCCCGACGGCGCCCTGCGGGTCACCGCCCGGATGCCGGTCGACGAGCTGGGCGAGCTGTTCGACACCGAGATCGAGGTCGACGACGTGGAGACCGTCGGCGGCCTGCTGGCCCACGCCCTCGGCCGGGTGCCCATCGCGGGGTCCCACGCGGAGGTGGCCGGGCTGTCGCTGACCGCGGAGACACTGGCCGGCCGGCGCAACCGCATCAGCACGGTCGTCGTACGCCGCCTGACCCGCCACGAGGCGGACGAGGAGTCCGTCCCGGCGAGCGCGGCGGGGCAGGAGTAGGGCGGCGAGGGCTGCTCGCAAGCGATCTACAAGTTTTCTGCAAGCACCCTCCGGCACTCTCTGAAGCACGACATCCAGTGCGGTGGGTGTCAAGGGGGAGACGTCCGAACGCCGGGTGGGGTTCGCGGCGGGAGGACGACTCCAGGGGGGACGACAGCGTCCCGGCCGGGCTGCCGGCTGAGACGCTGATCGGCGTAAAGGGTGTTCTCGTCCGGTGCAGACCGGATGAGGACACCCTTTTTGCGCGTCGCGGAGATCCCCATGGGAGCTGACAGGGAATTTTCCGCGCCAGGGGGAATCATGAGACGAAGACAGGGGACCGTCGCCGCGGCCCTGCTCGCCGGAGTGCTCACCACGGTGCTCGCGGGCGCGCTGGCCGGCTGCGGCGGCGGTGGCGGGGAGAGCTTCATCGACCCGCGCGCGATGGCACAGCTGCGCGAGGCGCTCCGCAAGGAGCCCAGCCTGCCCGACGGCTTCACCGCCCGGCCCGACCAGGCGTGGCGGATGCCGTTCGGCCCGGCGCAGCGCAGTTGCAGGGAGCTGCTGGAACCGGCCGGCGGGCACGCGCCCGGCCAGGCGCTCACCGCGCAGGCCGCGGTCAGCTACCAGGGCGACGGGCTGGGGGAACAGGCCGGGGTGGGACTCGCCCGGTACGCCGGCGGTGAGGCCGGCGCCCACCTCGACGCGCTGGACAGGGCCCGCAGATCGTGCCGGGAGGTGCGTACCTCGTCGGGGACCGACCTGTGGCTGAGCGAGCTGCCCGCGGAGGCCGCCGGGCGCGAGGCCGTCGGCGCGCGCCTGCAGGGACGGCTGCACGGGTATCCGTACGCGCTGGACGTGGTCTTCTCCCGGGTGGGCGACACGCTCGTGTCGGTGGTGCACACGGGCATGAACGACGTGGACCCGGCACGCACCCGGCAGGTGGTCGACGCGGCCATGGAGATGGCCGGCGCCTAATCTAGAGCGCGTGACTCTCGATCCTGAAGACAGCAAGATCATCACCTTGGCGCGGGCGGCGCGGGCGCGCAACGGCTCGGCCGAGGGCGCCGCGGTGCGTGACGAGACCGGGCGCACGTACGCGGCGACCGACGTCAAGCTGGCCGCGCTCTCACTCTCGGCCGTCCAGGTGGCGGTGGGCATGGCGATCTCCAGCGGCGCGCGGTCCCTGGAGGCGGTCGCGCTCGTGAGCGAGGGCGAGCCGGGCGACGGCGACCGGGCCGTGGCCGCCGAGCTGGGCGTGCCGTCGCTGCTCGTGGCCGGCCCCGACGGCACGCTGCGGAGCTGACATGCCGATGTCCCCGTTCCTCGCCAGGCTGCGCGAGAAGGTGGGCGGCGAGCTGCTCATGCTGCCCGCGGTGACCGGGTTCGTCTTCGACGCGGCCGGACGGCTGCTGGTGGCCCGGCACGGCGACGTGGGCGTGTGGGCGGCGCCCGGCGGCGGCGTCGACCCCGACGAACGCCCCCAGGCCGCCGTGGCGCGCGAGCTGCGCGAGGAGCTGGGCGTCGAGATCGAGGTACGCGGCCTGATCGGCGTCTACGGCGGCCCCGAGTTCCGCGTCCACTACCCCAACGGCCACCAGGTCGGCTACGTCAACGCCGGCTACGCCTGCGTGATCGTCTCGGGCGAGCCCGAGCCCGACGGCGACGAGATCACCGGGTGCCGCTGGGTGCGCGAGGAGGAGCTGGCCGGACTCGTCACCAGCGCCTGGATGCCGCTGGTGGCGCCCGAGGCGTTCGCCTGGTGGCGTGAACACGCCCGCCGATAGGACAGAATGCAGGGGTGACTTCGCCAGACAGCCATCGCGCCGGATTCGCCTGCTTCGTGGGCAGGCCGAACGTCGGCAAGTCCACGCTGATGAACGCCCTGGTCGGCGCGAAGGTGGCGATCACCTCGTCCAAGCCCCAGACCACCCGGCGCGCCATCAGGGGCATCGTGCACCGTCCCGACGCCCAGCTCGTGATCGTGGACACCCCCGGCCTGCACCGCCCGCGCACGCTGCTCGGCGAGCGGCTGGACAGCCTGGTGCTGTCCACGCTGACCGAGGTGGACGTGATCGGCTTCTGCGTGCCGGCCAACGAGCCGATCGGCAAGGGCGACCGGTTCATCGCCGACAAGCTGTCGGCGGTGAAGAAGACGCCGGTCGTGGCCGTGGTCACCAAGTGCGACCTGGCCTCGCGCGACCAGATCGCCGAGCAGCTGCTCGCGGTGTCGCAGATCGCGGAGTTCGCCGACGTGGTGCCGGTCTCGGCGCAGTCCGGCGAGCAGCTCGACGTCGTCGGCGACGTGCTGATCAAGCACCTGCCGGAGTCGCCGCCCCTCTACGAGGACGGCACCCTCACCGACGAGCCCGAGCAGGTGCTGGTCGGCGAGCTGATCAGGGAGGCGGCGCTGGAGGGCGTGCGCGACGAGCTGCCGCACTCCATCGCCGTGGTCGTCGACGAGATGCTGCCCCGCGAGGGGCGCGACGACCTGCTCGACATCTACGCCCACATGTTCGTCGAACGGCCCTCGCAGAAGGCCATCGTCATCGGGCACAAGGGTGAGCGGCTGCGCGACGTGGGCACCAAGGCCCGCAAGCAGATCGAGGCGCTGCTCGGCACCCGCGTCTACCTCGACCTGCGCATCAGCGTGGCCAAGGACTGGCAGCGCGACCCCAAGCAGCTGCGCCGCCTCGGCTTCTACGACTGAGCGCCGGGCCTGGCCCTCCTGACCAGCGCCAGCACCCCGAGCACGACGAGCGCGAGCGCGCAGGCCAGCGTGGCGAACCAGCCGGCCCTGATCACCGGCGTGACCGACAGCAGGCCGAGGTCCACCGAGACGCGGTCCCGCAGGCCGTCCCCCTGGAGCTGGAACATCAGGGTGGCGGCCACCGCCACCCCGCCGGGCAGCACGGCCAGGGCGGCGAGACGCGGATGGGCCAGCAGCCCGGCCAGCCCGCAGGCGAGCGCCACCAGCCCGGCCAGCAGCGTGGAGACGCCGAGCCCGTCGTCGATGCCGCGCACGTCGCCGGAGACCCCGGCGCCGAGCAGGCCGATCCTGGCCTCGACACCGGCCCAGGGCAGGATCGCACAGAACACGAGGAGCGCCGCGACGGCGGCCACGGCCAGCGGGTAACCGCGGCCGGGGCGGCGGGCGAGCTGCAGGTCTTCGGCCACACGATCAGGGTATGCCGGGCCGCGCGCCACGGCCACGGCCTGCGACAGTGTCGTCACCATCTCCGGACATCGCCCGCTCCGGGTCGCCCGACTCTCCCCGCTCACCATCTCCTGGCATCGCCGCCCCCTCCGCGTCTCCGGACGCCGCGCGCTCGCCGCGTTCCAGGCGGGAGCGCAGCTCCACGGCGTCCGCGGCGAGGGCCGACACCACCGTGCCGGACGCCGCCAGCGGCAGCACCGCGAGCCCGTCGGACACCAGTGGCTCCTTCGCGGTGGCGGTGAGGAACGTGGTGCCGAGGCAGCGCGCCCCGTCCAGCACCGCAGGGGAGGCGTCGAGGCCGGGGTCGCCGAGCGTGAGCTCCTGCCGCAGCAGCGGGCGGCCGGCGAGCGTGGCGTCGAAGCGGGTGCGGCAGCGGCCGGGCCGTTCGCCGTGCCGGCCGAGCACGATCTCCTCGCGCCACAGCACGCTCGCCTCCGGCTCCAGCTCCAGGCGGACGACCAGCCGGTGCGCGCAGCCGGCGGCGAGCACCGTCGGCTCCGGGACGAACCGGAGCCGCGCGCCCGCGCCGACCCGGGCGGTGACCAGCAGCTCCGACTCGCCGGTGCCGGGCAGGACCAGCGTGCTCGCCACCGACGCCAGCTCCAGCGTCGTACGGGGAGCGACGTCCAGGTCCAGCCACAGGCGGTCACCGCCGAGCGGCCCGGCCGCCGTCGAGACCAGGTGCACGGTGTGCGGGCCGGTCTGGCGCAGCGTCAACGGCGGCGCCGAGGCCACCCGCCGCAGCACCGTCCGCCCGTCCGGCCCGAGAGCCGTCGCCAGAGCCGCCGCCGCCCGCATCCCGGCCCAGGGCCCAGGCGCGCCTTCCCCGGACGGCGCACAGGGCCGCGTGGCGGGCATCAGGGGGCTGGGGTCGCGTGGGTGTGGGACCAGGCGGTGACCTGGTCGTTCACCCAGGTCGCGACCGCCGTGGCCGAGGGCTGTTCGCGGATCGAGGTGAACAGGACCGGGCGGTCGCCGCGTACGGCGGCGGCGTCGCGATCCATCACGCCGAGGTCGGCGCCCACCATCGGCGCCAGGTCCGTCTTGTTGATCACCAGCAGGTCGGCGGTGGTGACGCCGGGCCCGCCCTTGCGCGGCACCTTGTCGCCGCCCGACACGTCCAGGACGAAGATCTGCCGGTCGGCGAGCCCGCGGCTGAAGGTGGCGGTGAGGTTGTCGCCGCCGCTCTCCACGATGACGAGGTCGAGCGGCCCGAACCGGTCCTCCAGCGTCTCGACGGCGTCGAGGTTGGCCGCGATGTCGTCGCGGATGGCGGTGTGCGGGCAGCAGCCGGTCTCGACGGCGAGGATGCGCTCGGGGTCGAGCACGCCCGCCCGGCGCAGGAAGTCGGCGTCCTCGGTGGTGTAGATGTCGTTGGTCACCACGCCCAGGGACATGGCGGGCCCGAGCGTACGGCACAGCGCGGCCACCAGGGCCGTCTTGCCGCTGCCCACGGGGCCGCCCACGCCGAGGCGCAGCGCCCGGCCGTGGCCGTCGGGAGCGTGGTGATGGTCGTCGTGACGGGCGCCCATGGGAGGGTCCTTCCTAGGAGACGAACAGCCGGACCTCGGCCCTGGCGTGCTGCTCGGCCAGCAGGTCCAGGGCCGGGGCCGAGCACGCGGGCAACTCCGCCCAGGAGCCGGGCGAACGGGAGCCGGGCGGGCGGGAGCGCTCGGCCACCGCCGCGAGGTCGGGGCCGAGGCCGGCGAGCAGGGCGTGCACGGCGACCGGGTCCAGTCCGAGCAGCCGGACCGCCGCCGTGGCCGGGCCGCTGACCGCGTGGTACGCCGCCGCCAGCGCCGCCTCCCCTGCCGTGGCCCCGGCGGCGTGCGCGGCCACGCCGAGCGCGACCGGATGGTGCGGGCTCGGCGTCCGCCGCGCCAGCTCCTCCAGCGCCTCGGCCGGCCACACCCGGCGGGCGACCCGCAGCAGCAGGCGGCCCTGGGTGCGGGACGCCGCGCGCTGGGCGGGGGAGGCGGTGCGGGCGTCGGCCTCCTCGTCCAGCAGCTCCCACGCGGGACGCTCGTCCACGGCCGCGGCGCACGCGGCGGCGGCGAGGGCGGCGGCGAGCGCGCCCGCCGTGCGCAGGCGGCCCCGCAGGAACCGCTCCAGCGACGGCACGTCGTGCACCGCCCCCGACGCGATCGCCCGCTCGGCGCCGCCGGAGTGCGCGTGGCCGCCCGCCGGCAGGCGGGAGTCGGCGAGCATCAGCAGACCCGGGCTCAGCATGGCGTCATCAGAACAGGAAGTACCGCTGTGCCATGGGCAGGCGTACGGCCGGGGCGGGCTCGATCAGCTCGCCGTCGACGCGCACCTCGAACGTGTCGGCCGCCACCTCGATCCTGGGCAGGGCGTCGTTGAGCGGCATGGCGGCCTTGCCACGCCGGCGTACGTCGGCGACCGGCGCGAGCCGCCGCCGCACGTCGAGCCGGTCGGCGAGCCCCGACTCCAGTGCCGCCGGCGCCACGAAGTGCAGCGAGGTGGCCGCGGCGGTGACCGGCGAGGCGCCGAACATGGGCCGCGGCAGCACCGGCTGCGGCGTCGGGATGGAGGCGTTGGCGTCGCCCATCTGCGCCCAGGCGACCACGCCGCCCTTGAGCACGAGGTCCGGCTTGACGCCGAAGAACGCCGGGTCCCACAGGACGAGGTCGGCGAGCTTGCCGCGTTCGACGGAGCCGACCTCGCCGTCGAGGCCGTGGGCGACGGCCGGGCAGATGGTGTATTTGGCGACGTAGCGGCGGGCCCGCAGGTTGTCGGCGGGGCCGTCGCCGAGCGCGCCGCGGCGGGCCTTCATGACGTGCGCGGTCTGCCAGGTGCGGATGACGGTCTCGCCGATGCGGCCCATGGCCTGCGAGTCGGAGCCGATCATCGAGATCGCGCCCATGTCGTGCAGCACGTCCTCGGCGGCCATCGTGGTGGGCCGGATGCGCGACTCGGCGAAGGCGAGGTCCTCGGGGATCGACGGGTTGAGATGGTGGCAGACCATCAGCATGTCGAGGTGCTCGTCGAGCGTGTTGACGGTGTGCGGCCGGGTGGGGTTGGTGGAGGAGGGCAGCACGTTGGGGTAGGCGGCGACGCGGATGATGTCGGGGGCGTGGCCGCCGCCCGCGCCCTCGGTGTGGTAGGCGTGGATCACGCGGTCGCCGATGGCGTCGAGCGTGGACTCGACGAAGCCGGCCTCGTTCAGCGTGTCGGTGTGGATCGTCACCTGCACGCCGGTCGCGTCGGCCACCCTCAGGCAGGCGTCGATGGCGGCCGGGGTGGTGCCCCAGTCCTCGTGCAGCTTGAAGCCCGAGGCTCCGGCCCGCACCTGCTCCATCAGGCCCTCGCCGCTGACGGTGTTGCCCTTGCCGAGCAGCGCGAAGTTCAGCGGGTAGGCGTCGAGCGACTCCAGCATGCGGCCGAGGTACCAGGCGCCGGTCACGGTGGTGGCCTTGGTGCCGTCCACGGGGCCGGTGCCGCCGCCGACGACCGTGGTGACGCCGGACCCGATGGCCTCGCCGAGGAGCTGCGGGCAGATCAGGTGGACGTGCGAGTCGACGGCCCCGGCGGTCAGGATCTTGCCGTTGCCGGACAGGATCTCGGTGGACGGGCCGATGACGAGGTCGATGCCGTCCATGGTGTCGGGGTTGCCGGCCTTGCCGAGGCCGTGGATCCGGCCGTCGCGGATGCCGACGTCGGCCTTGACCACGCCCCAGTGGTCGAGGATGACCGCGCCGGTGATGACGAGGTCCATGGCGCCCTCGGCGCGGGTGGCGCGGGCCTGCCCCATGGACTCGCGGATGACCTTGCCGCCGCCGAACACGGCCTCGTCGCCGGCGCCCGCGGGGCCCATCGACAGGTCCTCGGTGACCTCGATGAACAGGTCGGTGTCGGCCAGCCGGACGCGGTCGCCGGTGGTGGGGCCGTAGAGGGCGGCGTAGCGGGCCCGGGAGAGGTCAGCCATCGAGCGGCCCCGCCCACTCCGGCCGCAGCCCGGGGACGATCCGGTCGCCGGCCAGCGGCACGAGCGTGACGTCGCGCTCGACGCCGGGCTCGAACCTGATCGCGGTGCCCGCGGGCACGTCCAGCCGCATCCCCCACGCCGCCTTCCTGTCGAACTCCAGCCCCGGGTTGACGGCGGCGAAGTGGTAGTGCGAGCCCACCTGGACCGGCCGGTCGGCCGTGTTGACCACGCGCAGCGTCACCCGTGGGCGCCCGGGGTTGAGCGGGTGGGAGCCGTCGGGGTGCGCGTACTCGCCGGGGATCACGGGATCGGCCTGTGCACGGTCACGAGCTTGGTGCCGTCGGGGAACGTGGCCTCGATCTGCACGCTCTCCAGCATCTCCGGCACGCCCTCCATGACGTCGGCGCGGGTCAGCACGGCGCGGCCGGTCTCCATGAGCTCGGCCACGGTGCGCCCGTCCCTGGCGCCCTCCATGAGGAACGAGGCGATGACGGCGGTGGCCTCGGGGTGGTTGAGCCGCAGGCCCCTGGCCTGGCGCTCGCGCGCCACCCCGGCGGCGACGTGGATGAGCAGCCGTTCCTGCTCGTGTGGGGTAAGCCGCATGGCCGGACCCTAGGAACCGGGGGTTTCGCCGCCGTTGCCGGGGGATGTCGTGTCTGTTTCGCGCTGCGGCGAAGGCGTACATGACGGGACATGTGCATTTGTGAAGATGCGGCAAAGGCGTATTAACGCCCGGGATCCACGCGCGAAACGCGCCGGGGTCACCTTTCTCGCAGAACCGTCGGCAGGAAGGAACCGCCGTGCGCATCTCCCGCCCGATTGTCTCAGCCGCCCTCGTCCTGGCCTTGGCGGCCTGCGGATCCGACGCCCAGCCGGCCGCGGAGCCCCAGGAGATCAAGGTCGGCCTCCTCCACTCGCTCAGCGGCACGATGGCGATCAGCGAGGTCACCGTACGCGACGCCGAACTGCTGGCCGTCGACGAGATCAACCGGGCGGGCGGGGTGCTCGGAAAGAAGCTCGTCCCCGTGGTCGAGGACGGGGCCTCCGACTGGCCCACCTTCGCCGAGAAGGCCACCAAGCTCATCAGGCAGGACAAGGTCGCCACCGTCTTCGGCGGCTGGACCTCCGCCAGCCGCAAGGCCATGCTCCCGGTCTTCGAGCGCTACAAGGCGCTGCTCTGGTATCCGGTGCAGTACGAGGGCCTGGAGAGCTCGCCGTACATCTTCTACACCGGCGCCACCACCAACCAGCAGATCATCCCCGGCCTCGACTACCTGAAGGAGCAGGGCAAGAAGAAGATCTTCCTGGTCGGCAGCGACTACGTCTTCCCGCGCACCGCCAACAAGATCATCAAGGCGTACGCGGCCGCCAACGGCATGGAGATCCTCGGCGAGGAGTACACCCCGCTCGGCCACACCGAGTACTCGACCCTCGTCAACAAGGTCGTCCAGGCCAGGCCGGACGTGGTGTTCAACACCCTCAACGGAGACAGCAACGTCGCCTTCTTCAAGCAGCTCAAGAGCGCCGGCGTGACCGCGGAGACGATGCCCGTGCTGTCGGTCAGCGTCGCCGAGGAGGAGGTCACCGGCATCGGCGTGGACAACATCGCCGGCCACCCGGTCGCCTGGAACTACTACCAGACCACCGAGACCCCGGCCAACGAGGCGTTCGTCAAGGCGTACAAGGCCAAGTACGGCGCCGCCAAGGTCACCTCCGACCCCATGGAGGCCGGCTACAACGCCGTCTACCTGTGGGCAGAGGCCGTCAGGAAGGCCGGCACCACCGAGGTCGAGGCGGTGAGGAAGGCCGCGCCCAGCATCTCCCTGGACCGCCCCGAAGGCAAGGTCACCATCGACGGCGACAACCAGCACACGTACAAGACCGCCCGCATCGGCATCATCCAGCCCGACGGGCTGATCAAGCAGGTGTGGGACTCCGGCGAGCCGATCAAGCCTGACCCGTACCTGAAGGCCTACCCGTGGGCGGCCGGGCTGGCGGCCTCCTGATGACGGCCGTCGTCAACCAGCTTCCCATCGGGCTGTCCATCGGGGCGGTGCTGCTGCTGGTCGCGCTCGGGCTGACGTTCACGTTCGGCCAGATGGGCGTGATCAACATGGCGCACGGAGAGTTCATCATGGCGGGCGCGTACACCGCGTTCCTGATCGGCGACCTTGTGCTCGCGCTCCCGGCGGCGTTCCTCGTCGCCGGGATCATGGGGCTGATCCTGGAGCGCGCGGCCGTCCGCCACTTCTACGGCCGGCCGCTGGACACGCTGCTGCTCACCTGGGGCGTCAGCCTGGTGCTGCAGCAGCTCGCCCGCGACCTGTTCGGCGCGCCGAACGTGCAGGTGCCCGCGCCCTCCTGGCTGGCCGGGGGCGTGGGCATCCTGCCCTACAACCGGCTGTTCATCATGGCGCTGGCCGTCGCCGGCGTGGTCGCGGTCTGGCTCTACCTCAACCGCACCGCGCTCGGCCGGCGCACGCAGGCGGTGGTGCAGAACCGGCGGCTGGCCGCGACCAGCGGGATCGACACCGGGCGGGTGGACATGCAGACGTTCTTCATCGGCTCGGGGCTGGCCGGGGTGGCCGGGGTGGCGCTCACCCTCATCGGGCCGGTCGGGCCGGGGCTCGGCACGTACTACATCGTGGACGCCTTCCTCGTCGTGGTCGCGGGCGGGCTCGGGCAGCTCCGAGGGGCGGTGCTCGCGGCGGCCGGGCTCGGCCTGCTCAACTCCTACGCCGAGTTCTGGTCGGACGCCTCGCTGGCGAAGGTGATCGTGTTCGCCGTGATCATCGCGTTCCTCCAGGTGCGCCCGCAGGGGATGTTCGTGCTCAGGTCGCGGGTGCTCACATGAGGGACCTGATCCGGCGCAACGTGCCGTTCGCCGTCGTCGCCGCGGTGGCGCTGGTCGCCGCGCCGCTGCTGCTGGAGCCGTTCCGGCTGGGCCTGCTGGCGAAGTACCTGTGCTACGCGATCGTCGCGCTCGGCATCGGGCTGGCGTGGGGCAAGGGCGGCATGCTCACCCTCGGCCAGGGCGTCTTCTTCGGGCTCGGCGGCTACGCGATGGCGATGTACCTCAAGCTCACCGAGGCCGGGCCCGGCGGGCTGCCGGACTTCATGGTGTGGAGCGGCGTGGAGGAGCTGCCGGCGCTGTGGGCGCCGTTCGCCAGCCCGGTCCTCGCGCTCGCGATGGCCGTGCTCGCGCCGGTGGCGCTCGCGGTGGTCCTCGGCACGCTGGTGTTCCGGCAGCGGGTGCGGGGGGCGTACTTCGCGATCCTCACCCAGGCGCTGGCCGCCGCCCTCGTCATCCTGCTGGTCGGGCAGCAGGGGCTGACCGGCGGCACGAACGGCATGACGAACTTCTTCGAGCTGTTCGGCCAGGACCTCGCCGAGGACTCCACGCAGCGCGGGCTCTACCTGGTGACGGCGGGCGTGCTCGGCGTCCTCTACCTGGCCACCCGGCAGCTCGTGAACAGCCGCTTCGGCCGGCTCCTGGTGGCGGTGCGGGACGGCGAGGACCGGGTGCGCTTCCTCGGCTACGACCCGGCCCTCGTCAAGACCGTCACCTTCGCGATCTCGGCCGGCATGGCGGGGCTGGCGGGCGCGCTGTTCGTGCCGGTCGTCGGCATCATCTCGCCCGCGCTGCTCGGCGTCGTGCCGTCGCTGGAGCTGGTGGTCGCGGTGGCGGTCGGCGGGCGGCACGCCCTGGCGGGGGCCGTGCTGGGCGCGGTCGTCATGGGCTACGCCAAGACCGCCTTCAGCGAGCGGTTCGCCGACGGCTGGCTCTATCTTCAGGGCGCGCTGTTCATCCTGGTCATGACCCTGGCGCCCAAGGGCATCGCCGGACTCCTCGGGAGGGTGCGCCGTG is part of the Nonomuraea coxensis DSM 45129 genome and encodes:
- the ureG gene encoding urease accessory protein UreG, which codes for MGARHDDHHHAPDGHGRALRLGVGGPVGSGKTALVAALCRTLGPAMSLGVVTNDIYTTEDADFLRRAGVLDPERILAVETGCCPHTAIRDDIAANLDAVETLEDRFGPLDLVIVESGGDNLTATFSRGLADRQIFVLDVSGGDKVPRKGGPGVTTADLLVINKTDLAPMVGADLGVMDRDAAAVRGDRPVLFTSIREQPSATAVATWVNDQVTAWSHTHATPAP
- a CDS encoding hemolysin family protein — its product is MAGGAQPAVNVPWLLLAIALVIIGGLIASEETALTRISRVRAEEFVREGRRGARRLQAIVTDPPRYLNLLLLLRLSCELVATVIATLLFIDVMEDQGWAYVWAAVVMIVISYVVVGVMPRTLGRQHAEPVALAGAPVVYGLTRIFGPLPKLLILLGNALTPGKGFRDGPFTSEAELRDLVDLAEERRVIEPDEREMIHSVFELGDTLVREVMVPRTDMVYIERGKTISQALSLALRSGFSRIPVVGENEDDVVGIAYLKDIARKIHESGEGGGKEPVETIMRPAAYVPESKPIDQLMREMQARQIHIAIVIDEYGGTAGLVTIEDVLEEIVGEITDEYDQEAPRVERVPDGALRVTARMPVDELGELFDTEIEVDDVETVGGLLAHALGRVPIAGSHAEVAGLSLTAETLAGRRNRISTVVVRRLTRHEADEESVPASAAGQE
- the ybeY gene encoding rRNA maturation RNase YbeY, which translates into the protein MSIEINNESGVGVDEESLVALATHVLAEMGINPLAELSIVVIDEDAMAELHEKWMGEPGPTDVLAFPMDELRPGGGARGDSESPADPALLGDVVLCPQVAARQAEEAGHATADELELLCTHGILHLLGYDHAEPEEHKEMFGLQSQLLESWQEVRNPR
- a CDS encoding NUDIX domain-containing protein, which codes for MPMSPFLARLREKVGGELLMLPAVTGFVFDAAGRLLVARHGDVGVWAAPGGGVDPDERPQAAVARELREELGVEIEVRGLIGVYGGPEFRVHYPNGHQVGYVNAGYACVIVSGEPEPDGDEITGCRWVREEELAGLVTSAWMPLVAPEAFAWWREHARR
- a CDS encoding urease subunit beta codes for the protein MIPGEYAHPDGSHPLNPGRPRVTLRVVNTADRPVQVGSHYHFAAVNPGLEFDRKAAWGMRLDVPAGTAIRFEPGVERDVTLVPLAGDRIVPGLRPEWAGPLDG
- a CDS encoding urease subunit alpha produces the protein MADLSRARYAALYGPTTGDRVRLADTDLFIEVTEDLSMGPAGAGDEAVFGGGKVIRESMGQARATRAEGAMDLVITGAVILDHWGVVKADVGIRDGRIHGLGKAGNPDTMDGIDLVIGPSTEILSGNGKILTAGAVDSHVHLICPQLLGEAIGSGVTTVVGGGTGPVDGTKATTVTGAWYLGRMLESLDAYPLNFALLGKGNTVSGEGLMEQVRAGASGFKLHEDWGTTPAAIDACLRVADATGVQVTIHTDTLNEAGFVESTLDAIGDRVIHAYHTEGAGGGHAPDIIRVAAYPNVLPSSTNPTRPHTVNTLDEHLDMLMVCHHLNPSIPEDLAFAESRIRPTTMAAEDVLHDMGAISMIGSDSQAMGRIGETVIRTWQTAHVMKARRGALGDGPADNLRARRYVAKYTICPAVAHGLDGEVGSVERGKLADLVLWDPAFFGVKPDLVLKGGVVAWAQMGDANASIPTPQPVLPRPMFGASPVTAAATSLHFVAPAALESGLADRLDVRRRLAPVADVRRRGKAAMPLNDALPRIEVAADTFEVRVDGELIEPAPAVRLPMAQRYFLF
- a CDS encoding urease accessory protein UreF, whose amino-acid sequence is MLSPGLLMLADSRLPAGGHAHSGGAERAIASGAVHDVPSLERFLRGRLRTAGALAAALAAAACAAAVDERPAWELLDEEADARTASPAQRAASRTQGRLLLRVARRVWPAEALEELARRTPSPHHPVALGVAAHAAGATAGEAALAAAYHAVSGPATAAVRLLGLDPVAVHALLAGLGPDLAAVAERSRPPGSRSPGSWAELPACSAPALDLLAEQHARAEVRLFVS
- the era gene encoding GTPase Era, which encodes MTSPDSHRAGFACFVGRPNVGKSTLMNALVGAKVAITSSKPQTTRRAIRGIVHRPDAQLVIVDTPGLHRPRTLLGERLDSLVLSTLTEVDVIGFCVPANEPIGKGDRFIADKLSAVKKTPVVAVVTKCDLASRDQIAEQLLAVSQIAEFADVVPVSAQSGEQLDVVGDVLIKHLPESPPLYEDGTLTDEPEQVLVGELIREAALEGVRDELPHSIAVVVDEMLPREGRDDLLDIYAHMFVERPSQKAIVIGHKGERLRDVGTKARKQIEALLGTRVYLDLRISVAKDWQRDPKQLRRLGFYD
- a CDS encoding urease subunit gamma, encoding MRLTPHEQERLLIHVAAGVARERQARGLRLNHPEATAVIASFLMEGARDGRTVAELMETGRAVLTRADVMEGVPEMLESVQIEATFPDGTKLVTVHRPIP
- a CDS encoding urease accessory protein UreD, whose protein sequence is MRAAAALATALGPDGRTVLRRVASAPPLTLRQTGPHTVHLVSTAAGPLGGDRLWLDLDVAPRTTLELASVASTLVLPGTGESELLVTARVGAGARLRFVPEPTVLAAGCAHRLVVRLELEPEASVLWREEIVLGRHGERPGRCRTRFDATLAGRPLLRQELTLGDPGLDASPAVLDGARCLGTTFLTATAKEPLVSDGLAVLPLAASGTVVSALAADAVELRSRLERGERAASGDAEGAAMPGDGERGESGDPERAMSGDGDDTVAGRGRGARPGIP